One window of the Clostridium sp. MB40-C1 genome contains the following:
- a CDS encoding LysE family translocator, with product MGNLLNIIKALISGFTTGILISLPLGPAAIESVNNTISKGFKNGFMVSVGAISADMTYLFLINCGLAKLLQYNKSTEGIFWVISGFILVIMQYNDLKKLGDYSESKSQKYNTYPFLSGFVLTFTNPMTPTLWLGLSGTVIKLWRDQSTITYHIFLLSILIGMIFWFATLNYMAYKGFNIFKNSNPKKASVYMKWLILFLGIAFIIFGLIKLIYSIL from the coding sequence ATGGGAAACTTACTTAACATAATAAAAGCTTTAATTAGCGGTTTTACTACAGGCATATTAATTTCTCTTCCATTAGGACCTGCAGCAATTGAATCTGTCAATAATACTATATCTAAAGGCTTTAAAAATGGATTTATGGTATCTGTTGGAGCTATTAGTGCAGATATGACCTATTTATTTCTAATAAACTGTGGTTTAGCTAAACTTTTACAGTATAATAAATCCACAGAAGGTATTTTTTGGGTTATCTCAGGGTTTATCCTCGTTATAATGCAATATAATGATTTGAAAAAATTAGGTGATTATAGTGAATCAAAGTCACAAAAATACAACACCTATCCTTTTTTATCTGGATTTGTATTAACTTTTACTAACCCTATGACCCCTACCCTGTGGCTTGGACTTAGTGGTACAGTAATAAAGCTATGGAGAGATCAAAGTACTATTACTTATCATATATTTCTCTTATCTATCTTAATTGGAATGATATTTTGGTTTGCAACATTAAACTATATGGCTTATAAAGGATTTAATATTTTTAAAAATAGTAATCCAAAAAAAGCATCCGTATATATGAAATGGCTAATCTTATTTTTAGGAATTGCATTTATAATATTTGGCTTAATTAAACTTATATATTCAATTTTATAA